TTACCTTTCTACATTAGGGCCTGTAATCACAATAGAAGAAGAAAAGTTTACATGGTCTGTAGGTCGTCAAGAAGCTTCCAATGCTATTGTTGCCGTATTGAGAAAGAACATTTCTAAGTCGATAGAAAAAGTAGCGTTTAATATTGAAAATAAGTTGGAAGAAAACTATGAAGTAGCAAATGTTATAGGGTATATTGAGGGGAAGTGTAAAAAGAAAAATATTGTAATCACTTCCCATTTCGATCATTTAGGAATGATGGGGCAAAAGACTTATTTTCCAGGAGCTAATGATAATGCTAGTGGAACGGCAATGTTTCTTTATCTAGCTCAATATTATTCAACACATCAACCTAAATACAACATTGTTTTTATGTCATTCGCAGCTGAAGAAGCAGGAATTTTAGGTTCTAAACATTATACAGAACACCCACTATTCCCTTTGGATGAAATTAAGTTTCTAGTGAACTTAGATTTAGCAGGAACAGGAGAGGAAGGGGTAACAGTGGTTAACGCAACCCTTCATAAAAAGGAGTTTAAAAAACTAGGAAAAATCAATTTAAAAAATAATTATATGGAAAAAGTGAAGTTAAGAGGCCCTGCTGCAAATTCTGACCATTATTTCTTTACTCAAAAAGGAGTTCCAGCCTTTTTTATCTACACCAATGGAGGAATTAAAGCTTATCATGATGTGTATGATAAATCAGAAACATTGCCATTAACTGAATTTAACGATTATAGTGAGTTGCTAATAGCTTTTATAAAAAAGCTGTAACCCGTCCGCATAAATTAATGGCATTTTCTGTGATTATTGAAAAGATGTGATAATTATAAGCCTCCTAGAATATATTTAGTAACTTTAGACCTCTAAAATTACTATAGTCATGACAGAAATTAAATTAAATGAAAAGCTAGAGAACGCTAGTTCAATATATCTCGTAGAAAAAATAGAAGATTTACCTGCTAATACTTGCTCGTCAAAGGAGTTAGACTATATCACAGGAAAATTGAAAGAGAACTTTGATTACGCTATTGTTAATCAATATGATGAGCGAATAGTAGTGGTAAAAGTTGCCAAAGAAAATACCTATCAAAACGTAGAAAAAGTAAGAAAAGCTGGAGCTAAAATTTTGAGTGAGCTCAACGGAGCTAAAGTAGCAAATGTTCATGTTTTTG
Above is a window of Flavobacteriales bacterium DNA encoding:
- a CDS encoding M28 family metallopeptidase codes for the protein MRFLILFLITPFIFYSQTPQEYGKDIVKTLASPEFYGRGYVNDGSEIAADFVVEKFKEYGLKPYHNTYKQPFNLTVNTFPTVVEMTIDGKALETGKEFVVSPISGSCHGEYVPFWIDSANFPKVIEDLKSMRMNGTTAFIMDKKGISNKDTLALFNELKYYLSTLGPVITIEEEKFTWSVGRQEASNAIVAVLRKNISKSIEKVAFNIENKLEENYEVANVIGYIEGKCKKKNIVITSHFDHLGMMGQKTYFPGANDNASGTAMFLYLAQYYSTHQPKYNIVFMSFAAEEAGILGSKHYTEHPLFPLDEIKFLVNLDLAGTGEEGVTVVNATLHKKEFKKLGKINLKNNYMEKVKLRGPAANSDHYFFTQKGVPAFFIYTNGGIKAYHDVYDKSETLPLTEFNDYSELLIAFIKKL